tAAACGCTATTGATCATTGATTTTCTTCTGTAATGTCAATCGTTCTCAATGTGCAGCTTTTCATCACTTCCTATTGATTCCATCATTCCCACCATTAACATTCAgatttcacccaaatcttatgGGAGATCCTTGAGTATCCAGAGATTCCAAATATATGAGTTGCATGTCCACGAAAAGGAAAGTGTTggtttaatttccttttgtcaATGTTAACACCATAAAGCTTTTATGAAGAGCTCAGGTTGAATATATATGAATCTGTTACAGAGTGAAGGTGTTACATAATAAAATGTTCAATCTCAGAGCTAAAAGGAGGAAACTGTCATTAAAACTAAGGTCACTGAGGTCACGTCCTCAATACTTTTCTGGCTATTTTGGATGTTACATCTAGATTTCTATGGGGatgttgcattttatttttctgattcCAGTGTTATCTTTTATCCCTCTTATATAACCTGTGTGAACTTAAGGCctgaaaaatattattaataaatcaaacattatttcacatttcccCGCACTAGAATGTCTGGGAATTCAACTGATAACTGAAGGATTTATTTTGGGTTTCTGGTCAATGTTTTCGGACTGTGTCTGGACACGTGACCTTAGTATTTTTAAAACCTCAGCTTTAGCCCCGGGTACATGTACCAGAGAGTTTGCCAACAAGCACTTAGCTGCTGAGGGAAGTGACTGGAAAACAAACTTATTTGCCTCaaagaataaaagcaaagagaggcagaTGAATATTGTCACTGCTCtcccagtgcagatgtgtttttcctttttcatgcagtgtgtgtgtgtatgcgcgcACGCTCTACAGTATGTTGGTTGCCACAGTAACCAAAACGCCAACCTCACTGCGTCATTGCTTCAGACAACCTTCACACAAAAAAGAGCTGCTTTTCCTcccattcatccctccatccactCTTCTACCTGCATGTCCATCCAACATTGAAAAAGAGGAAGTCGTTGAactttctctgttttgtcttATACAacagagagggtgtgtgtgtttgcatttgtgtgtttgtgtgtgtgtgtgtgtgtgtgtgtgtgtgtgtgtgtgtgtgtatgtgtgcactttATGTGTACATTGTATGTATGCAGGTTGCCATGGCTACAGGCCAGGCTAACTGGCGTCATCACTTCAAAACCACCTTCGCAGCAAGCAAAGAGAGATAGAAAAGGACTCAAAGCAGCTCCCCTCTGTtcaacacctgcacacacacacacacacacacacacacacacacacacacacacacacacacacacacacacacacatacacacacagaggctacTGGTGTGGTCTCATATTCCTCTGAGCTCACCCCATTCGTTCAACAGGGTCCAGTGgctcaggaggagaggagacgagaggagacacgagggagaggagagcagcgaACGCTTGACTTCATGCATACTGATTCGACTGAGGCAATCTGAATGTATTTGTGAGGGTGTCTGCCTAGTCTGGCTCAAATCATCCTCTGCCTgcaagggagggagagagaggaggagaaagaaagagagggggagaaaatatTGACAGTTTACAGTGTCACCTCACATCACCATCCTACTCTCATGAGAGCACAGCTGGGAGCTGACAAGGGTGCTACTCTGATCCATCATTAGATGACGCTGGTTTACTAACGTTGTCTCAGCGGGACCAGTTGAATTTTAGTCACAAGGTGTCTCTGATGGAGCATTTGGGGACAGCAGTGGTGTTTGAATTACCTGTAGCTCCCGATTTTATTCCCGAACACATGTCTGTCTATGTATCTATCCATGagatgtgtttgtctcttgtCCTTCAGATTCGACTCTGCGGCACAATGGCAGAAAACAGCTGGTTGCCACACGATGTAGGATTTAACTTGATCATGTGATCTGACTGTTTCCCCCCAGTTTCCTGCCATCTATCATAGGTGAGTCATCTGACCCGATGTATAGTTCTTTTAAATCTACCAGTCAGACAACTGGGAAATCATTCTCTTGTGCAGCGTTGGTTGGTAGTCATTGATGAAAACTCAAGCCAAAGTCACTCTCCACAATTTTAGCAATATGCAACACATTCAGACAAAAAGAGATACGTGAGCAAACAGCACAGCATCACTCTCATAAGACCCCACATTCACACATCCGCAGAAACCATGTGGCCGTAATCAGCCAATGCACAAAACACCTTTATTTATGGTTGAAGGACAAAAGAGCCGGGAGGAAAAGGGCTTTGAATACACTGCTGACTGAtacagagaggaagtgtgtgtgtgtgtgtgtgtgtgtgtgtgcgtgtgcgtgtgtgcgcgtgtgtgcgcgcgtgtgtgtgtgtgtgtgttgttagatGATAATGCTCAGGATGGATGAGAGGGATGAGAGCCACTCTGTTGCCAAGACGACGGACAGGGCTGTAAACAAGCTACCCCTGACTCATCTCTCCACAATAgtgcctcactctctctctctctctctctctttctctctctctcacgcacaacacacacatgcacacacatacacacacacaggcacacattcatacaacagAGTCCAATCTGAGAGAGACAAGAGTATCCGGAGATGAGAGCCACTTCAAGCCGCTTAGCTATACATCTGAATAGACCTGTGGAATAAACACAACCCTTTCTGTCAAATACGAgttcattcaaacacacacacacacacacacacacacacacacacacacacacaaacaaacacacacaccctaaaaAACACATTACCTTTAATAAAAGTCTCATTTAACAGGGGATCATGACCCGCCGGCTCAGCAGCTCCACCCGTTCCCACACCGAGGACTCCATCTTCCTGAGGCCCGACGAGGACCCTGTGTGGCTGGATGAGCCCACCAAGACTGAGAAAATAGGGGACAGAGCTCCGAAAAAAGAAAGACTCCCAGAGAGCAAAGATGGACATGCGGGGGGCCAAAGCCCACAGGGAGAGGAGGTGTTCATGCACAAGGTGTACGCAGTCTTGATTGGGATCCACTGCTGGGCTGCACTGTTTGTCGTCTCCCAAGTCACGGTATGTGAATGGATGTAAAGTAAAGTGTGAAATGGAAAATCTGCTTTAAATTAGAGTAtgtgtggtttattttttgCCTTGCACATGCTTTGGTTTCCAGCTCAGCATGATGACTATATTGAACAATGCAGCGTGCAACCTTAGCCATTCAAATGACAGTTTTAGAACTCGAGCACCATCTTTCAACTTGACCCTTATTTTAATGTGCGTCATTACCTCGTCATATTCTCTTCAATGCTTCATCCAAGATTGGAAAATACTCTTTTGGCTGAATTGGACACATTATTAATATTCACAAgctcttcactgtctctgttgaCTTCATGTATGATTCACTctagaaaaaaagaacaggtGCAGTATTagcatatatttaaaaaaaaaaatacagcgtCCTGAATGCAGCCATGACTGTGACAACACACTGCATGTGGCCACTTTACATATTTTTCTATGCAGGTGCAGTAggccatctttttttttcttcttcttcttcttctgtttgctTTTCACCTGAGAGCAGCCGCTGCGCTGCCTGATTACCATTGCAGAAATGACTGGGTGAGCGGCTGTGACAATCTGCCTTcccttcttctttcctcccAGGGGTACTGGGTGTTTTTTGTGGCGGAGGGAAACGggcccctctcctccatctacAAAGCCCTGCAGGTCATTGACTTCTACCTTGGCTTCATCTTGCCCTGCCACCCGATCTTCGGGATGGATGTAAGTGTCACTCCTGaacatgtttcagtttgtttttgatgGATGATGCCAAAGAAAAGAATCCTGAAGATGTGCTGCATCTGGTGTCGGCTCAGTCTATTaaccttttcctctctttctccctctctgtggcCAGTCCACGGTGCTGATGAGCGAGGTGGTGAACACCAAACAGCACAACTGGATCATCCAGGGCACTGCAGGAATCGGTGTGGCCATCTGTGTTGTCATGGTAAAACTTCTTTTCATGTTAAAGTTCTTAGTCTAGATCATTCAAATCTTAGTTGTCTGATTGGCTACTTGcttgtttaatttattgatttatcaACTGATAAATGAATGATCTTCCTCTGTCCATCTCCTCAGATCATCCACATGGTATGCAAGTGGAGTTATGGCACCAGCTTGTGGTCATCAGGTACGGTATCGAGGGACATTGGTGATCGGCGTCAGTCAGTGAGCCGCCAGCCCTCCTTCACCCTGTCTGAGTGGACGGACGCTCAGGAGGATCTGCTGGACCTCGACCCTATCCCCCAAACGCCGGTCTTTGACATCGGCACTGACACCAGGACTGAGGGGGATGCCGCCACCCTCACTGTCACACCTGTGGGGCTTCAAGAGAGGTAAGAAAAGAAATGGTTTTCCCTGTTCATCCATCTTGAATCCATATTTCCATCTTGTCTGATTCTGCATGTATCACACAGGAGGGGCTCCAACGTCTCCCTTACCTTGGACATGTGTACGCCAGGCTGCACCGAGCCCTACGGCTACGGAGCCCAGCTGTCCCCGAGAGACCAGTCGGCCCAGGAGTATCTGCGACAGGGAACGCACACACTGACCCCCGCCATGCTACACACACGGGCCATGGATGACCAGAACCTGCAGGCTGAGTTTTATGTGAGTGCAGCAGCAATAGCTATATCCCGCCTACTTGGTTTAGATAAACAGAGATGAACAGAGAATCGCCGggaaaaagacaaactctgacacacatgcacaggcacacaaacacccaGTAGAACTCTACACAATCCCTTAAGCTTGCATGTCAGTGGGCGAAGGAACGTAGAGGTGCAGGCATATTTGCATACAAAAACCTACAGAGGATTCCAGTGTCTGCTGGGCACAAGGATGTGCTTTAAAGATCATACACATTTCGCCCATAGCCTGCAAGAGTTTAGTGTGAAGGGCAGCGGATGACTTCATGTCTTTGGATATAATTCCATAATGTTCTGTTGCCTTGGCCAGAAGTTCCCTTCCATTTCTGCAAGGACTGATTGTTGTTGAACCCATTGTTCTGTGTCTATTGGCAGGAAACTCCCATGAACTTTGTGGACCCAAAGGAGTACAACTACCCAGGGCTGGTGAGAAAGAATCGCTACAAAACCATCTTACCCAGTGAGTAAAGCTGCAGCACCAGTTGGAACAATCACTAAAAAGAGATCTTGACGCTATGAATTTTATAAGAAGCTTTTTTTATGCTGCTTCTCTTTaataatttcacacactcatcttcTATTTAGCTAAGATGTGTTTGGGCATGGTCGGTGTCTGTGCACCAGTTTATTGAAATTCacacaaaaatatatgaatCAAGCTTATGATAAAACAAAGCAGCATGTAATACATAATAATTctattcttcttctgtctcacaTCTACAATTTCTCATGGTAATCTCACACTGTCCATCTGCAGATACACACAGCAGAGTGATATTGAAGTCACTGGATGAAGAAGATTTCCTCACAACCTACATAAATGCTAATTATCTCAACGTAAGTGAAACCATGTGTATCTTGCCCCAGCTCTGTAATCGCTATAACTCTATTTGTTCTCAATGGATCTGACATCATGTTCTCTGTTTcccctgctcacacacactggagacaaaGCATGATTGTatatgagcgtgtgtgtgtgtgtgtgtgtgtgtgtgtgtgtgtgcagggataTGGGGGTGAGGAGCATGCATACATTGCCACCCAGGGTCCCACCGTGAACACAGTGGGGGATTTCTGGAGGATGGTGTGGCAAGAGAGAAGCCCGATCATAGTGATGATCACCAACCTGGAGGAGAAGAATGAGGTcagggtgatgatgatgatgatgatgatgatgatgatgatgatggtgcattaatgaataaatgtacaGATAGGCTAATAAAGATAATGGTATAAGTAAAAACATCCATTGTCTTGCAGAAATGTGCAGAGTACTGGCCCGAGGACACTGTGACCCATGAGGGCATCGAGATCACTGTCGTCACGGTAACCCAGGAGGATGACTACAGTCTGAGGGTGTTTACGCTGAAGGTAAAACATGAAAAGTTACTGTGCCACACAAtgattgttgatttatttctcaCAGTTACGCAAATCAACTTGCTAACATTAGCAATAGCAGGTGTAATATTTACCCTGTTGACAGCGTCATGTGTGTTTTAGCATAATAACCCTAAACAGAAAGTACATCTGTGCAACAGACTGTCAGTAGTTTTGGTCATAAATCAAAGTACTGGACAAGTGAATAGAAAATGTTGCCTGGGGATGGCGCTAGATGAGAAGTTCTGATGGGAACTGGTATGTGTCAACTAAAGTTCATGAAAATCCATCAAATCATTGTTGACATTTTACTAAAAACCACAAACGTGAACCTGCTGTTGGTGCTAGAGAGAAAGCCAAGTGATTAACagtaattttatatatatatatatttcatacaATAGTACTTATAAATATTATACATCATTTTTAATGCTGTGAGCCAGGGAAATTAAATTCCACTAACTTACATTGCATTAGGTTGAAAGTGTAAATCACAGGAACCAGATATCTCAAAACCTTGAccttgaaaaatgaaaaaactctGCACACCTCTCAAGATAGTGTGTGAACCAAACCTTTTACACACATTGGATCAGCTGCTGTTATCGGCAGTATATCTGTTCACAACGTGGGCCTGAGCCTGTGTCGAAAAATACCGTCCACATCTCTGATCTCAACACGAATATAAAACCACgttataaaaacatgatgtgtAGATTTGTCTGCCATCACACAAGATTGTGATCTTAGGTTCTCAAGATACAAAGTGAACACAACTCGTTTAGTTTTTTTGCCAAAGTTAATATTTTGACGAGACTTTTTCATCAGACTGTCGAGGCGCATTGACAGTCTCACCACAGATGTCGGATGATGTTGACTCAATGTTCTGATACGGCTCCACTTTTCAGTTCCATTCATGTGTTCATGACGGctgctttatatttaatttgggGTCATGGTGGCAGTGGCACTCAGCGAGCCAAACATGATAATTCAGTAAATGCAGCCTGCGACTGATTACTAAGAACCAGGGGATCATTACATTACTGTGCTGTGAGTTAAAAGCTTGTTGTTTATTCAACTCCAATGTTGTTTGTCTGTAGCATTAATGATTATTGTCAGACCGACTCTCGGGGGGAACGGAGGCAGATGATGGATTTGATTACGTACATTATAGACAAGTGGAAAAGAGACATTAGCTATTTAACACTAGCAACAAACACCAAGGTAACGATTTAGATGCACATGCAGAACACCGGCCTGATCAAAACTCACCCTCAGTCTGTTTGTGTCATGTGTGCACTCTTATGTGTTTCatgcctgtctgtgtgtttgcaccaGTGTGGCGGGGAGGAGCGCAGTCTGCGGCAGTACTGGTACACGTCGTGGCCTGATCAGAAGACCCCGGACAAGGCTCCACCGCTGCTGGAACTGGTCCAAGAGGTGGAAAGAGCCCGAGAGGAAGCCCCGTCCTCCAGCGGCCCTATAATTGTCCACTGCAGGTGTGAAAGTGGCTCATAATGTAATATGAGGCGCGATAGTTCAGGTTAAATACTGTACCTTCAATATGTGGCTTTGAGTCAAAAGGCCTCTAATAAACCCTGGTTGATAATATGAGTGCATGCGGGGaaattgctgctgtttttacaaTAGAAACCACTTGGCACTCTTTCTGCAAGCAAAGCGTTTGCCCACTTCCAATCCTCACTGTCTGATTTCCCCAGGGAGGATTTGGCACCAATCTGATTAGTGATATCAGTGCTAATCAATACATTgatccatccattttcttcttcctcctccatcccatCACCCGCTCCAACGTTTTCTCCCTGCAGTGCTGGAATTGGTCGAACTGGCTGCTTCATCGCCACCTCCATCCTGTGCAAGCAGCTGAGGACCGAGGGTGTGGTCGACATCCTGAGAACCACCTGCCAGCTCCGTCTGGACAGGTGAGATATTGACAGCCCGTTTCCATTCTCACGTCTATCTATAGCTCTTGGTGAAAAAGCCCAGGTGACATTGTTTGAGATTATTTTGTTCCAAATTAAAAACTAGGTGTCAGTGGGCTGTAccccaaaataaaaaactgtcaaCAAGTCAAGGTGGATTCTAATTACAGCTTGTGTGATAACAATTCAGTAATAGAAGAACCCTAAAATCACCTCTCATTCAAATTACTATTTGATTTTCTCATAGTTGGGAGAGCAGAGGTACACCTCAATAGCATAATGTAAGAATTTTACTCCAGTGGGCCAGAATGCACTGTAGCTTTCCCCTGACACGTGCACATCTACGTGGAGAGCAGCCATTACTAATGTTATTTACACGTGTTTTAGCCGAGTCAAAATGTGTATTGTGTTGCATTATCTGTTTGAGAACATGTGATGAACGTTTTATTCTTTGCTGCAGCTGGTGACCcagttttatttctatataGATACAAAATATGCACCAGATTCATATGCTCAGTCCCAGAAAAAAGCAAGTTGTtaagatgaaaaataataaataaattctgGATCTTAACTGACCTGTAATTTGAAATCCATCCAAATGTTAATACATTTACTACGTGAACATCAACCCCAGGATCACACTAAAGGAAAAGTCAGAGGAT
This genomic interval from Paralichthys olivaceus isolate ysfri-2021 chromosome 7, ASM2471397v2, whole genome shotgun sequence contains the following:
- the ptpn5 gene encoding tyrosine-protein phosphatase non-receptor type 5, whose amino-acid sequence is MTRRLSSSTRSHTEDSIFLRPDEDPVWLDEPTKTEKIGDRAPKKERLPESKDGHAGGQSPQGEEVFMHKVYAVLIGIHCWAALFVVSQVTGYWVFFVAEGNGPLSSIYKALQVIDFYLGFILPCHPIFGMDSTVLMSEVVNTKQHNWIIQGTAGIGVAICVVMIIHMVCKWSYGTSLWSSGTVSRDIGDRRQSVSRQPSFTLSEWTDAQEDLLDLDPIPQTPVFDIGTDTRTEGDAATLTVTPVGLQERRGSNVSLTLDMCTPGCTEPYGYGAQLSPRDQSAQEYLRQGTHTLTPAMLHTRAMDDQNLQAEFYETPMNFVDPKEYNYPGLVRKNRYKTILPNTHSRVILKSLDEEDFLTTYINANYLNGYGGEEHAYIATQGPTVNTVGDFWRMVWQERSPIIVMITNLEEKNEKCAEYWPEDTVTHEGIEITVVTVTQEDDYSLRVFTLKCGGEERSLRQYWYTSWPDQKTPDKAPPLLELVQEVERAREEAPSSSGPIIVHCSAGIGRTGCFIATSILCKQLRTEGVVDILRTTCQLRLDRGGMIQTCEQYQFVHHVLSLYEKQLSHTAEE